Proteins from a single region of Nitrospirota bacterium:
- a CDS encoding ABC transporter ATP-binding protein — MSLRHDPHAIRIRNVTKILKGKTVLSDVTLDIPGGKTTVVIGQSGVGKSVLVKHIVGLMKPDRGSVFVGDVEVNSLDDRALNRLRKKFGMLFQGGALFGSMSVGENVAFPLVKHTQLKDTEIRDIVAEKLRLVGMPGTEHYNPSELSGGMRKRVALARAIVMDPEVVVFDEPTSGLDPVTSDAIDRLILDTQARLGITYIVISHDIKSTFKIAHTIGMLYQSKLVAYGPKDEIRKASTRFQDEGSTRRPPSEAERANDILSQFFEGRSDGPIKVL; from the coding sequence CTGTCACTCCGCCACGATCCCCACGCCATCCGCATTCGAAACGTGACCAAGATACTCAAGGGCAAAACCGTGCTCAGCGACGTTACGCTCGACATCCCGGGAGGAAAAACCACCGTCGTGATCGGTCAGAGCGGCGTGGGGAAAAGCGTATTGGTGAAGCACATTGTGGGACTGATGAAGCCGGACCGCGGAAGCGTGTTCGTGGGTGACGTCGAGGTCAACTCCCTCGACGATCGCGCCCTCAACCGCCTGCGCAAGAAATTCGGCATGTTGTTTCAAGGCGGGGCGCTGTTCGGTTCGATGAGCGTCGGCGAGAACGTCGCCTTCCCCCTCGTAAAACACACCCAGCTCAAGGACACTGAAATCCGTGACATTGTTGCTGAGAAACTTCGCCTGGTCGGAATGCCCGGAACGGAGCACTACAATCCATCGGAACTCTCCGGCGGCATGCGCAAGCGCGTGGCCCTCGCCCGCGCGATCGTGATGGATCCGGAGGTGGTGGTGTTCGACGAGCCGACCTCCGGCCTCGATCCCGTGACCAGCGACGCCATCGACCGCCTGATCCTGGACACTCAGGCGCGGCTCGGCATCACCTACATCGTGATCAGCCACGACATCAAGAGCACGTTCAAGATCGCCCACACGATCGGAATGCTCTACCAGTCGAAACTGGTGGCCTACGGGCCGAAGGACGAGATTCGCAAGGCGTCGACGCGGTTTCAGGATGAGGGATCCACTCGTCGCCCTCCTAGCGAAGCGGAGAGGGCGAACGACATCCTTTCCCAATTCTTCGAAGGCCGCTCCGACGGCCCGATCAAGGTGCTGTGA
- a CDS encoding zinc dependent phospholipase C family protein: MIVVLCILGISLLFPPECLAWGPSTHLWIGQHVLSSLPQIASETASLISAYRSDYLYGCIGADILFGKNLAEYRYHCHNWSVARELLDRSQNDHHRAFTYGYFTHLAADIVSHNIFVPFQLINFFYKRAFKHTYWEFCVERHVLQELHVSFRQIFREAARRNNDLLQAQLTPTLLNFQTNRLLFSGVMFLDQFRNRRLKQNVYLSHAEIDAFLKLALGNARQFLRDGESAPQWKADPAGLQNIAEARQLRDFLRRTHRGKPGRKRAWKRGGIHVSAHGLPPSPPYPLRTLLEGRFSLPVEG, from the coding sequence ATGATTGTTGTTCTCTGTATTCTGGGAATCAGCCTACTTTTCCCTCCCGAGTGCCTGGCCTGGGGCCCCTCCACCCATCTCTGGATCGGCCAGCACGTCCTGTCTTCGCTCCCCCAGATCGCCTCGGAGACGGCCTCCCTCATCTCCGCGTACCGGTCCGACTACCTGTATGGGTGCATCGGGGCGGATATTCTTTTTGGAAAGAACCTCGCTGAATACCGGTATCACTGCCACAACTGGAGCGTAGCCCGGGAGCTTCTGGACCGTTCCCAAAACGATCACCACCGCGCGTTCACCTACGGTTACTTTACGCACCTCGCGGCCGACATTGTATCGCACAACATTTTCGTTCCCTTCCAGCTCATCAATTTCTTCTACAAGCGCGCGTTCAAACACACCTATTGGGAATTCTGCGTGGAACGCCACGTTCTCCAGGAGCTTCACGTGTCGTTTCGTCAGATCTTCCGCGAAGCCGCCCGGCGCAACAACGATCTTCTCCAGGCGCAACTCACGCCCACCCTCCTCAACTTCCAGACCAATCGCCTCCTTTTCTCGGGCGTGATGTTTCTGGACCAGTTCCGCAATCGCCGGCTGAAGCAGAACGTTTATCTCTCCCATGCCGAAATCGACGCCTTCCTGAAGCTGGCCCTCGGCAACGCCCGGCAGTTTCTTCGAGATGGAGAATCCGCTCCCCAGTGGAAGGCGGACCCGGCGGGACTCCAGAACATCGCCGAGGCGCGGCAGCTTCGCGATTTCCTCCGCCGGACCCACCGCGGCAAGCCGGGACGGAAACGCGCCTGGAAGCGCGGCGGGATACACGTGTCCGCCCACGGCCTCCCCCCTTCCCCTCCGTATCCTCTCAGGACCCTCCTCGAAGGGCGCTTTTCATTGCCCGTCGAGGGGTGA
- a CDS encoding acyl-CoA dehydrogenase family protein has product MIDLSLDPGAENILNMLKWMGKEKFRPLGIECDRKHEALPVDHPFFKEFMSFGVSFGMRALEEQGGKKKNGGGPKKMGRIGIMAAEEIAYWDQGVAMSLPGPGLGSPPIQIMGTEDQKKRFFGIFEDKTMPRWGCFALTEPSAGSDVSSIKMTCRKEGKFYILNGEKMFITNAARADWAVTFATIDKSLGRKGHRTFVVEKGTPGYRVGRIEQKMGLRGSETASLIYEECKVPEENLLGGEEHYQAKEGFKGAMGTFDMTRPAVAAMAIGIGRAAYEYVRDFVKENYMVNRPIPRYQKLKEKLNHMRRKLDTGRLLCWKAVWLMDHGKPNTLEASMAKAYCPPAALEVTREAMEVLGDAGVRNDYFVEKLFRDMKVFDIFEGTGQVQRIVMARRLVNLPAS; this is encoded by the coding sequence ATGATCGACCTAAGCCTGGACCCCGGCGCCGAGAACATTCTCAACATGCTGAAGTGGATGGGGAAGGAGAAATTCCGTCCCCTCGGGATCGAATGCGACAGGAAACACGAAGCCCTGCCGGTCGATCATCCTTTCTTCAAGGAGTTCATGAGCTTCGGCGTGTCGTTCGGCATGCGGGCGCTCGAAGAGCAGGGCGGCAAGAAGAAGAACGGCGGCGGCCCGAAAAAGATGGGCCGCATCGGCATCATGGCGGCGGAGGAAATCGCTTACTGGGACCAAGGCGTGGCGATGTCGCTGCCCGGACCCGGCTTGGGAAGCCCCCCGATTCAGATCATGGGCACGGAGGACCAGAAGAAGAGATTTTTCGGAATTTTCGAGGACAAGACCATGCCCCGCTGGGGCTGCTTTGCGCTCACCGAACCGAGCGCAGGGTCGGACGTCTCCAGCATCAAGATGACCTGCCGCAAGGAAGGCAAGTTCTACATCCTGAACGGCGAGAAGATGTTTATCACCAACGCCGCGAGGGCCGATTGGGCGGTAACGTTCGCCACGATCGACAAGAGCCTCGGACGAAAGGGCCATCGCACGTTCGTCGTCGAAAAGGGCACGCCGGGATATCGCGTGGGCCGCATCGAACAGAAGATGGGGCTGCGCGGATCTGAAACGGCTTCCCTCATCTATGAAGAGTGCAAGGTTCCGGAAGAGAATCTGCTCGGCGGCGAAGAGCACTACCAGGCGAAAGAAGGCTTCAAGGGCGCGATGGGCACGTTCGACATGACGCGTCCCGCTGTCGCCGCCATGGCCATCGGCATCGGGCGCGCAGCGTACGAGTACGTCCGCGATTTCGTGAAAGAGAACTACATGGTCAACCGCCCCATTCCCCGCTACCAAAAGCTGAAGGAGAAGCTCAACCACATGCGCCGCAAGCTCGATACCGGGCGTCTTCTTTGCTGGAAGGCCGTGTGGCTCATGGACCACGGCAAGCCGAACACGCTCGAAGCGTCCATGGCGAAGGCCTACTGCCCCCCGGCCGCGCTGGAGGTCACCCGCGAGGCGATGGAAGTACTGGGCGACGCGGGCGTTCGGAACGATTATTTCGTCGAGAAGCTGTTCCGCGACATGAAGGTGTTCGACATCTTTGAAGGGACCGGCCAGGTCCAGCGCATCGTGATGGCGCGGCGGCTCGTCAATCTCCCGGCGTCGTAA
- a CDS encoding acyl-CoA/acyl-ACP dehydrogenase, with product MIDFTLTEEEEMIRESARSFASDKLRPAGEKHEDSGRVQSDIAEEYKKLGFGLLELPTDLGGAGLTPFAKSLVMEELGWGDAGAALAIEGCWPAYYAITEGAPKDLQKSLLGKLSGSGEAPKGVLVVDTDARLQVNGSVEGTASFVTGSGADVAVVLKDKQALIIEGQGLKFKPLVGCALQASGPSEVQFSKAKVLHAVKDAAAYEKIVARIRIYTASLLVGVARASFEYAMKYAQERSAFGKPIAHHQAIAFYIAEMAMAVDAARLAVWRAIHQLNLGSQVGWHAAAAYQEAAQQSRFVTDWGLQILGGHGYIKDHPVEKWMREAQVLTTIWGGVDQADLDACELVLAE from the coding sequence ATGATCGACTTTACCCTCACCGAAGAAGAAGAAATGATCCGCGAGAGCGCCAGGAGTTTCGCGTCCGACAAACTCCGCCCCGCAGGGGAGAAGCACGAAGACTCCGGCCGCGTGCAATCCGATATCGCCGAGGAATACAAGAAGCTCGGATTCGGCCTCCTGGAATTGCCGACCGATCTCGGCGGCGCGGGGCTCACCCCATTCGCCAAGAGCCTCGTGATGGAGGAACTCGGCTGGGGGGACGCGGGCGCCGCGCTCGCCATCGAAGGCTGTTGGCCCGCTTACTACGCGATCACCGAAGGCGCGCCGAAAGATCTCCAGAAGTCGCTTCTCGGCAAGCTCTCCGGTTCGGGCGAAGCGCCCAAGGGCGTGCTCGTGGTCGACACGGACGCCCGACTTCAAGTCAACGGTTCGGTCGAGGGCACGGCTTCATTTGTCACCGGTTCCGGCGCGGACGTGGCAGTGGTGCTGAAAGACAAGCAGGCGCTCATCATCGAGGGCCAGGGCCTCAAGTTCAAGCCGCTCGTTGGGTGCGCCCTCCAGGCCTCCGGACCGTCGGAAGTTCAGTTTTCCAAAGCCAAAGTGCTTCATGCGGTGAAGGATGCGGCGGCCTATGAGAAAATCGTGGCACGGATCCGGATCTACACGGCCTCGCTTCTCGTCGGCGTGGCGCGAGCCTCCTTCGAGTACGCCATGAAATACGCGCAGGAACGCTCGGCCTTCGGGAAACCGATCGCGCACCATCAAGCCATTGCGTTCTACATCGCCGAAATGGCGATGGCCGTGGATGCCGCGAGGCTTGCCGTATGGCGCGCCATCCACCAGCTCAACCTCGGCAGCCAGGTCGGCTGGCACGCCGCCGCCGCCTATCAGGAAGCGGCGCAGCAATCGCGCTTCGTCACCGATTGGGGTCTTCAGATTCTGGGCGGGCACGGCTACATCAAGGACCATCCCGTCGAAAAATGGATGCGTGAGGCGCAGGTGCTCACCACGATCTGGGGCGGAGTCGACCAGGCGGATCTCGACGCCTGCGAACTCGTGCTCGCCGAGTAA